Part of the Falco biarmicus isolate bFalBia1 chromosome 4, bFalBia1.pri, whole genome shotgun sequence genome, TATGTGCTACACTACTAACCTGCCCTTGCTTCAATTCTGACAATTACACTGGTCACATTTGTGGCCACATATGAATTGGCCTGatgtttgtggtttgttctGGCAGCCTGGAATAGTGATCATAAACCTAAGGTTGAAGATGAATTAAGGGATGGTATAGGGACTCTCACTGTTGCTATAACAAGAGTTAACTTCACATGACACTTCCAAGCATTTACACAACTTCCAAGTGTAAATATGATTAGGCAATACTTCCTTCATcctctcacagtaaaaaagatTCCTTTTAAATACAACTTCTGTGTCACCTTGTTACTGTCTTTGATCAGGCAACATGCCTAATGACAACCTTTTGAAAGCATGTCGAGTGGCCTTGTCTCTCAAAAATCCTGACAAACAAGCCTCCTTGATTTCCTGTTTCAGTATCACATAGATAATTAAAGTCAAAGCAAAGATTAATTAAGTAATTTATTTGCTGCCTTTACACAAATAAAGGTGTGCTCCCTTGTAAGTGTTAATGAGGCCATGTCAATGAGCTGTAAGAAATTTGTGGTGCTCTGCAACAGGAAATCCTAAAATGCTTGCAAAGATTTTATAAAAGGGTTAAAAAGTAACAAAGTAGTAAACTtgtgctttgaaaaacaagTGCCTTCCTCTCTTAGAGCAGCCCAAATTTGCCTGCTGCATTCATGAAAGCTGTTCATTCAGAGAAGGTCAAAGGTTTTGTTGTTAGTACACCAGCTGATCATCTGTAAGCCTGTCAGGCTGTACTGCTGAGCATAACAAACTGCTGTGCATTGCTGATGTGCGTCACAGGACCCTGGGGTTTTGCACGGGGATTAGTCAGGCTGTATTTGGAAACGCCCTCAACTGCACCTTGTGCTGCTATATTAGTGTTTCTCAAGCAAGaggaattttcttttgcttctgcagctgctcctgcaaaaCCCTCTGGTAAGTGTGCACAGCTTCTGTCAACAGTACTGTCTTCTGCCTGCATTTTTAAGCCAAGTTTATGAGCTGAGGCATTACTTAGAGTTGTTTATTGTGACAAAacgtatttttaaaattagaaaaatgatAGCACAGAATTGGCAATAGCATTGAAAGAATGAATATATTTACCAGATTTTACTGAATAGGTTAATTCAACTTAAATGTTCTTCTACTTTTACATATGTATTGGAGTAGTCTGAGGTGTGGGTATTTTCAGAGTGACATAGCTATGCACCATGCATGTCTGCGTTTATTTCTATACAGCAGAAATAGCAAAGATCATATAATATAGCAGACCAATTCTTAAAAGGATTTGGTTGGTTTCTGTTGGCAGCCTGCATGCGAGCCCTGCGTCTCTGGACTCTGCTTGCCACCTATGCTGTTGCAGTAGGACAAAATCAAGGACAGAAGAATCAGGAGTGCCCTAAGCTCAACGCACAGGTACTCTCCTTTAAAAGCACAAGAGGAAATGCTATTGtcatattttctgtgaaagctgtctatccagatttttttatatttttttcccaaattaaataaaagaatctagcacattaaatgcaaaaatatgtaaataattaaacaaaataaaccaggaaaaattatttttagtacGCATCCTATTCCATTTCTTAAAATAGCTCAGGTAATGAAACCACTTCCAGTTATTTCATATAACCTGTGCCGGGTATCTGGTTTTGCAGCATGTTATCAAGCAACTGTGAAAATACTCACATATTCTGTTGTTTCATTTCCATAATAACATTTGCCTATGTACTTTTTAGATAAGTAGTCCTAAGGCCATGTCTTGataaaactaccaaaagagtAATTTGGTAAGGATTTCTTACCATATATGAGTTTACATCATACGAATATAAAACATACTATGCTTTTGGTTTGGGGAATTATAGAGTAATAAATCTTTGTCCTGAGCTCAGGTTATGCTAGCAGACTGCACGATCACTAGCGCAGTGCTCCTGACTAGCTGCACATAATGGAGTGACTGATGTGATTACACTCGTGTCAAGTAGCTTTTAATGTTCCTGTCTAAAAGATAAGCCTATGAACAGCTGGGGCTGCTAAGAGAAACCTCTAAAACACGGACCCAAATTCAAATTGTCTGAATTAAAACCCATCTTGCCTTATACATAAATGAGCATAAATGTAGCTATAAAGGATCATATACAGATGGAGGAAAAGATAGGCACACACTCTCattctgtgttttttgttgCGGCTCCCCTGCTTCTTGCAACTCAAACATTGTAAATAGCAGAAGTTACATGAAGAAGCTTGCatgtttttgaaaagttttggtGAGCTTTGTTTCCTAGAACAAGTCAATGAAAGTAATGCTCTTTAAtaatagcaaaaagaaaaaggaggcgGAAAACGAGATGTAAATGTTAAGGAGTGTGCCCCTTTTCCTTATCATTTCACCAGACTCTTTCCTTCAGCCACCAAGAACACCAAAACCAATTTTCTGTAGCTTGCCAGGGCCTCAAATTTCTCCGCTATCACTGATGCCATGCCATGCCTTTTTTGGTACATGGCCAGAAGTAAGTCTATGTGATAGCTAGCCTCAGACCTTGGAATTGGGCACCTGCAGTTCccaaaataattgtaatttatTCTTGATTTATATGCTTTTACCTGaaagactagaaaaaaaatgtacaaatattTGAATCCTATCCGGTTTATCACTTCgatttgcattttccttgtttAGAAATAACATTAATAGTTCCCTCTCCTTGCCAGCCCACCCTTGTGCATCCTCTGTATCAAAAGTTAATAGGCATGGAACCTAGTCTAGTCTTAAGGCAGGTTTACCaacaaagtaggaaaaaaacaaattgtaTGATAATTAAATTCACATACTGTCAATAGTATTACATCTATTTCTTATTCATTGTCTTAATCACTTTTATGACATTATGGTCATCTGAAGATTTGTGGAATATTTTTTACACATTTGTAAGTGTGAGAACAGTTATTATTCAGAATTACTGACAGCTAAGAAACTACTCTATCAATCATTGAGAATTAGAGAAGTTCCCTTAAAATTTTACCCACACGTAATGCAGGGTGGTTTTTGAGCAGACTACcctttgcaaaataagaaaactttGTATTTGCCAAGTAGTATAGGTTTACAGGGTATcagtataaaaatactttgccCCACTTTTTTATGTCCTCGGTCAAAGCATTACTTGACAGATTTATGATGATAGCCTCTTATATTTTTAGTTATTACTAGTAATATTTCAGACTGTGTATCTAGATTTGATTGTGAAATGAGACACATCTCCATGTAGTTAAGGCAGCAAGTCATTCATCAGCTCATCCTTGCCAACTTAAaattatatatctatatataaaaatatagatatataaataagATAGTGAAAACAACAGAAGGTCCCACAGTCATCCTTTATACGAAGTTTCCTTTTTTGAAGGAATAAttgaacattattttttatttttttctattttttgattttttaatctTAGGGACTTATGTTGTTTTACTGGGTAGGGGGAGAGAAGTAACTGCTCTACCTCCAGCACTCAATAGATTCAAAAGTTCAGGATAATCTTAACTCCAGAATAACACCTTGTGCACACAGTTATTAATTCTCTAGGATAACTGATTGGAAATACCTTCTATGGCAGCTGTGAATTCACTTAGATATATTTTAGCAATTATCACCAAGTCTTGTTTTATAATGAGTTTGACACAGCATGCACTTAGATATATGCTGTCTCAAATACTAAGAAAACTATATATATAGGCAGCACCCAGACACAACATAAAAGCAGCTCTGTTTGCACTCCTGCTATCCAATTGTAtataagaaattttatttcaaaactagAATTCAATATGGTCTTTACAGTAAAtacttttcctctttatttaaCCCAGCTACACAATTGCATGTCTCACGTACTAAATAGACTTGTAATTTTCAGAACTGTCCTTGTGGTAAATGACCCATTCTGTGGTTTGTAGGACTGGGGGATTTCCAAACCTGCGTGAATCCATTACTGTTCATTCATCAAGGTATGACTATAAAATTGTTAGCTACAAAATGATTTTCTACATCCTTATTCAGTTACCTGCTATCACAcaaacagcagatttttttttccttttcataattCCAATTAAGATCAACCTTTActataatatttttcagttttgttcttgCTTCTCTTTGAAGGCTtcttaaaaatgtcagaaactAGAAACTTTAATGTATTTGTAGTCAATGTGTATGTGAACCACAAGTTACCTTTGGGAGTTGTCATCTTTTAACATATGTTTTGAAAGAGATACTGGCCTCTGAGCTATCTCAGTACCATACAGACTCCCGTGGTAAGAAAGCAAAACTCTTCTTACACTTTTATAAAATGACAGAATAAGTAAGGGCACTTAAGTCATTCCATCTGATGTACTTTCAGATACCACAATGAATATGAATTCCTTTTCTGTATGTATTCTGTGTTCCGTTTAGTTCTGTGAGTAGAAGCCCCTTGCTCTGAGAAGCTTTCTTGCCTTTGTTAGGTGCTATGGAGACTTCTGTTTGGCTGTTTCTCCATATGTGTTCTTCCCAGTCAACTGGTGCATACTCAGTTGATTCCTAGAACTTTCTCAAACAATTAATAGAAACACAAATCAAATTGGGTGAACTTTTCTTATTAGCATTTTTTCACTCTTTGTTCTTTCATCTGTCTTATCAGTTCTTTCCAACTTGAATCTGCTTGTCTCTTTCAACTCTGAAGAGTGGCAAATAtgccacaaaaaacccaactgctAGACTGGGCAGAAGCATAAGACACTGAAAGAAAGTTTGCCAGAAGAGTGGTGACTTCTTATTAGACAGTTTCATTTACTTCTAATATAATAATGATTTAGCCTACCTAAAAGAATTGCTACTTAATGTTCAGTTGCAAATATGAATACAAGGAATCAGTGGTGGAGACAGTGGCTATTTCAATCAACCTTATTTTCCCTGATGCTTAATCAGATGCCATATCCTTAGTGAAGGTTTGGTTTTGCCTATTAAAGTGCCTGTGAGATTGAAACTGTCTGAATCACGCTCACtgcagaagactttttttttcccccctaaattACGATACTCTTCAACTGACATCAATTCTTgtgtaaaaatgaaagatgtaTTAGAAACgaaagaaactttaaaactgATCTTGAGTAGGAGTGCCAGTTTACAACATCAAAACAGGAAACTTTCATCATACTTAGAATCTTAAGCAATGTATTGTTTAACATCAGTGTTTTTCCTCAGGTTGTTTCAGAAACCTACAAAAAGCCTCAGTCTGAAATAAAACGGCAGCAAGCAATCCAGCTTTCCTCATACGGTCTCTCTAGATCTCTCTGCATCTCTCCCAACATCTGGTCTGTTTAAATCAGTTATATTAGGAAGTCTGTTGCTTAGTACCTAAGTAAACCAAATAATGTTTAAACTACTTCTTACAAAAGCACACATTTAGATTTcactttgtttaatttttgcattCCAAGTCTAAAAATACACATATCATTTTCCTCCTGAAAGTCAAAGGAATTAGTCgatttacaatgaaaaaattacaaaacagagTCAAACTGCTTTGTATCTCCTTATAGAGAAAAAATGCTATATACCCAGCAAATAAGTGGTAAGGTTACTTTTGTTTACCAGCACTGTATAACATATAAAATACCATAATACACCTTTAAAGAGTTGCAAATTGTTGATACTTTATTTTGTGACTCTAGATCTGCTGATAATTGTGAATAAATAGTTATAAATACTTCGGGAATGTATTTCTCAAAAGactagggattttttttctagggatatttttcagaatttttgtttttttgttaatgcTCATTAGCTTTCTCAATGATTCTCATCCTGGGATGTAGCTGATAGTTGGGAGCAAATCctgattttttcaaaaaaacccttttttgaATTTGCTGTGCTAATGAAAGTAGCAAGGCACTGCAACCACATAGGAGGAACTACCGTTACAGAAAATGCCTTTGCCACAGAAGGACAAAGGAAAACCTTAAATCTTCCAAACTAAGTTAAATGAATCCAGTTTGTTTCTTATGAGACTTGCAAAGCACAGTAGTAGTAAATACCCTATCATGACTTTAGAATTTTGGCAAGATGTTCTGGTACAGTCAAAAGTTTTTGGATCGGTAGAAAACCTTGGCAAATTATCAGATACTCATGGTTGGGGTTTTagaagcatttctgtttcctgttttgATTTGTGTCTTTGAGGGTAGCAGCCAGAAAGTAGCAGTAAACACACCAGGTATTAGAATTACTTGTTACATTGAAAAATAGGAGCACTGATGTAGAAGAAAAGATACAGTGCAGCAAAGACTAAATGTAAAATTTAGCAATTTGTGCAACTACCTGTTTCTGCCTAGGAGTAGTTTTGAAGAACATTTGGTAATTACCAACTGATTTTGAATCATTATCGCCCAGTACTGCTAACAAAGTAGGTGTATTCAAATGTGTATGCGCAAGTAGCCCTTCAGCTGAGGtcttttcagagcagagacccTACACCCACAGTTCTGGTTGCTGTGTTTCAAGAATGATATTGTCAGAGGTTTAGAAAATTGtgctttgcaaaagaaaattgaagaaactggggttgtttagttcaggaagaagggaaaaacatcCAGTGGGCACCTGTGAAAAAGCTTTCCACCAAGCTGAACGATCTAAAACTGCAGTAAGGAAGGTTAAATAGAGATTAAGCAAACTTTGCTGAATAAAGATAGTTGAACACTAAAATACACGGTTGAGGGAAGTGAGGAATATGGGAGCGGGAGCTTTGCAGAATGGGTTACACAAGTATCTGCTGAGAGCGACATAGCTGTAATAGTTTGCTCCTACCCGAGGGCAGAGCGGACTAGAGCTGATATTTAAAGGTATCTCtggctccttttttttccctgacacaCAAACATCTTTTCCATTCCAAAATCATGTGTTTAGAAgactttaaaatgtcatctttttcttaaatggtAAGATAATTGCAATTTGACTGCAAGTAGGTTGTTATTAATAAACAAAAGGCTTAGTAGCATCACGAGCAGGAAGAAAGAGTGTTCTGTGACTTATTAAAAAGTGGTGAGATGAGAACTCTGGTTCCAGAAATGTCTCTGGAAATAGAAGctactttattattattattattatttatattaattatcTCATTACAGCAGAGATTACATGCTAGgtataagaaaaggaaaactgaatgtgaaaaatttaattcctagcacttcatttctgaagttctatttacagaaagtaaaatttaCTCCTCTTTACATGCCCGATACCTTTGCGTAAGGAGGAGTACATATGTGAttacaaaggaaggaaatacaTATTAAATTGGGAAATTTCTGTCAATAAATAGCTCTTTTACCATTTCTACAAGGttgaaaagaaacttttagAGTAAGCAAAGGCTTGGAGGGAAGCATgttgtttggggtggggtggggtggttgtgggtttggtttttttcttttttttttaccagattcaggatttattataatattCAAGAAACAATCTTCATTCAAAAGGAATATGTGGTGTAATAACGTGTTATTTCAAGTGTGCAATTGTATGTATTCAAAATAGGTAATGGAAAATGATGTACTGGCTAGGGAGGAGGAATTACTATATGGCCTTGTATTGGAGTACTCAGCTGACGCAGGCAGCATTCTCAACAAAGCAACAGGTGTCTAAAATCAGCCTATGTTCTTCATTTATGCCAAAACTTTATGGTCATATTAATTGCAGAAAAAGCTAGTTTTAAGGTTCACCATCTCCCAGTGACCTACTTGAACCACAAGGTGATCCCATATATCCTATTTCTGTATATCTCCCTTATTTCCTACAAATACGCATTATCTTTTCTGTGGGTGTCAGCTTATTGAATAATTTTATACtaggaaaggaaatgaaaacagatgttgaaagcaaacagaactgTATGCAGTCATCAGTTAACATATCCAgagtattttccatttcttctaaCTCTTAACTTGCCCTCCTGTCCTGAGCATATCTTGATGTTACATGAAGCTTTATAGATGCAGAGCTTCCAATCTGATGGATAGCAGATATTCCCTAGGAAGTTTTCCTCTAAgtatatttctgtctttgttcTTACTCTTCATAGATGCCAGAATTTCAGAAGAAGACTGTCCATATTAAGGACCCAGGGAGAGTAGAGGAGATTATTTGTGGCCTCATCAAAGGCGGAGCTGCCAAACTTCAGGTAAAGATAGGAGGTGTAACCAGTTTGTAATGAAAGCAATCCTGTGATTGTTGCTCTGTGccaaaaaaaatgtaagaatatATAACAGAAGCCAGCCTTCAAGAAATCTCGAAAACTTAAACATGTTAACTCTTTTAATAGCCCTTGTTGATTCACCTGTAATTCAGCCAGACACTAATTAAGTAAATTATGTAAACATACAAGCTTAGTAACTTCAGGAAATATTCTGACCAAAGGAATTAGAGAAATGGTTTTGTTAGAAAACAAGTTATTCTTATGGGATATGCTAGCTTACATTACAGTAGTTTAAGAGAATAGGGAAATTTCTGTGACACATGCTACTCAGCTGCAACTATTGTTGATCATTCAGAATTTCTAGCCATTCTTTATTTTGTCCCTCTGTGTTGTAagacagttttgctttttctttccttaaataGATTATTACAGATTTTGATATGACATTAAGTAGATTTTCCTACAATGGAAAAAGATGTCCAACTTGTCATAgtgagtactttttttttttttaataccaattGGTTTGTTCACTCCTTTTAGTTTTTcctggattttaattttctaccCAATTTATTCCCTAATATGTGCGATTTTATATCGACTTGTTACCTAATCTGTACATCTAATGAAGAAGTATTCTATTTACTGTCTATGTGTGggtttatgtatatatattttaattacaatcTGTGTGAATTCAAATCAAATAAATTGTCATTCACAATTAAACAAGTTCTGAACTATAAGGTGTTGATAGTTAGACATGATAGGGTTGACTTCTTGTTTTTAAGAGGCCATAGTAATCCTGATGCCTGCAAGATCGAGATAGTAAACTACTCGGAATACTTGACATTTTTATCCTGTAGCCTTTTAGAACAAACAAAGGGAAACCATTTACTAATGAAGTGGGTACCCTAAAACACATAGGATGCCTCTTGAtgatttcagaaacatttaaatctCAAGAAATAGATACAAGAGCTTGTAAATGAGCTTTTAATTCAGAGATGAGGGGAAGGACATCTTCATGCTTAAGAAAAATGTGCCTTTTACTGGTTGATGGTAAGAAAAGTTCTGAGGAAACATAGTGGTACGTCACAAAACATTGTCATTATGTCATTTACAGTGTCATAGtgcaaagtaaaagaaatataaCATCTTGTTtaacgctttttttttttcacgcCCCCAGACATCATTGATAACTCTAAGCTCATCACAGAGGACTGTCGGAAAAAGGTAAACAGAAAACCTACTAGCTGTTTAGTTTGTTTTACAGGCAACTGTTGTTATTCCCTGGCTGTATTGGGTGTTGAATTACTCGGCACAACAAGACAAGGGATACTTTCAAATCTTTAAGAAGCTCTCTCTCTCTGAGCTTTGTCGCTGACTGCACGACATCCCATCACTAACAGAAGTTAACAGAATTATTTGTATTCTTGATAGTAGCATAGTTCAGCTTAACCGCATccactttttcttcttagctATATTTAAAAGCTTGTTCTTTGTTCAAAGAGCATTTCTGATTCTATTCTATCTAAACAATGTAATCAGCATTAAGAAGGTTATTTTGATTGGTTAGATCAAATACCAAGtgttattttgcaaaaatatgttaaacatctggtgttttttccttcagttattgcagctgaaagaaacctaTTATGCTATTGAAATTGATCCATCTCTCActattgaagaaaaatatccatATATGGTAGAATGGTAAGAAACACCTCCCATCTTCAAATTGTGCTAAGATTAGATTTAATAACTTTTTACAAGCAAATTAGTGGCAGTAATTAGCTTTTAGCTAACGCATTAACTGAATTAATCTCTTAAAGTGTTGTGCAACAActgattttgctttgctgttaacTTGAGTGAGCAAGAATTAACCGTACAGGATGCTTTTAATCATGAGATTTAATGAAAGATTAATCTTAATAAGTAAATTTCAACCccttttttgtttatattctaGGTACAATAAATCTCATGCACTACTTATTGAACAAGGCTTACAAAAGGATAAATTTGCAGAAATTGTGAGGGAATCTGATGTTATGCTGAAGTAAGTTCTTTTTGATTTGAGTGATGCTGTTTTGGAACCTTTTCTGTAGATTCTTACTGGGCAttgcagggagggaaggagggagaaaaaagaaaaggggggggaaaaagcccaaaccaacGTGTTCCTGGGAATGTGACACCTTAATCTTGGAACACAGTGAGCTTTTCATGCTCCCACTTTATTGATATGTTGTAGCTAAATGCCTACAACAATCACACTGTATAAACTAGAGGactgaaacttttattttcagtcccATCTCTAGTAGCTTCATTACCATAGGCTTTCATCCACTTGAAATTGCACTGgtgacacttctttttttaaggggaaTGTAGACTTCAACTTTGTTCCTTTGAAGAATGTTCCTTGTAATAGTTTTATCTGAGATTAAAACACAGCAACTTGAGGAATACGTTTCATATGTTTTATTAAGTATCATTCTTCCTCTATGGCTAAAGGCAAGTTTAAAAGCCAGCAAAATCCTTGCTTGAAAATTGTCTCTAAACTTTGGAGTGGTGAAACGGGATGTTAGAACTTAACTTACAGAAGTGTTTGCTTATCATACTAGATAAATTCTTacattttgcaaaactgtttgAAAGTCCATGTGGGTTGAAACTTCATTCCCAGGCTAGAATTCCCTCAAAAatgttcataatttttttaaaaatatgcaaatttcTACCAATCAATGTCTGTGTGGAGAAAGTATATACAGATAATATTATCTTGTTCCTGGAATACTATACATAGTTTTGATTGTGTTCTGAAAAGCAACAACAGATGTTttgaggatttaaaaaaaataaattttatttgatGGTAATAACTCCACAGAAAGGCCAATATTTAAGCAAGTAAAATTGAAAGGAGATGTACAGCCTCATAGTAGCTGGAGAGAATTCTACTGGTTGCTTCCTTGTTCTGGGGTGTTTAGGGAgagtgaaacatttttaaatcttcaaaACATGATTAGAagtttttggggaaaaaattgtcCAGACCAAGATCAAGCAGCTCAATGCAGCAGTTTCTTGTTAAAACTACATGCCTTGTGTTAGGTTGGTGGTTCTTGCTAATCTTTTCAGGTgaggtaaaagaaagaaagtgaagTGCTCAGGGAAAAGTTAACTCTCTTTTCCAAAGATGATGTGAGTATCTTCTGAAAACTTGGACTTCACTTTGCGTTCTTTATTTGAGGTTTGGTTTGTATTTACATTCTGTGTTGCAGAGAAGGATATGAGAACTTCTTTGATAAGCTCAGTGAACATAATATTCCTGTGTTCATATTTTCTGCTGGGCTTGGGGACATTCTTGAGGAAGTTATCCACCAGGCTGGGGTCTACCATTCTAATGTCAAAGTGGTTTCCAATTTCATGGATTTTGATGAAAACGTACGTATGAACTAACACATTTGTATCAAACAAGAATGTTTTGTGATATTTAGTAGCCATTTATATATACTACAAGatgaacattttaatgaaacataTGTAGCCATCTATCCAGCCTCATAGAAAATTAGAGAATTGCATACGCAGCACTTTCccaggcaaaaagaaaaaaacaagcagaagatAACAGTTCAAACACTGTTAGTATGGTGTGACTAAGACAccattaatttccttt contains:
- the NT5C3A gene encoding cytosolic 5'-nucleotidase 3A isoform X1, with product MCVTGPWGFARGLVRLYLETPSTAPCAAILVFLKQEEFSFASAAAPAKPSACMRALRLWTLLATYAVAVGQNQGQKNQECPKLNAQMPEFQKKTVHIKDPGRVEEIICGLIKGGAAKLQIITDFDMTLSRFSYNGKRCPTCHNIIDNSKLITEDCRKKLLQLKETYYAIEIDPSLTIEEKYPYMVEWYNKSHALLIEQGLQKDKFAEIVRESDVMLKEGYENFFDKLSEHNIPVFIFSAGLGDILEEVIHQAGVYHSNVKVVSNFMDFDENGILKGFKGELIHVYNKHDGALKNTEYFKQLKDNSNIILLGDSQGDLSMADGVANVEHILKIGYLNDKVDELLEKYMDSYDIVLVKDESLEVANSILQKIL
- the NT5C3A gene encoding cytosolic 5'-nucleotidase 3A isoform X3: MRALRLWTLLATYAVAVGQNQGQKNQECPKLNAQMPEFQKKTVHIKDPGRVEEIICGLIKGGAAKLQIITDFDMTLSRFSYNGKRCPTCHNIIDNSKLITEDCRKKLLQLKETYYAIEIDPSLTIEEKYPYMVEWYNKSHALLIEQGLQKDKFAEIVRESDVMLKEGYENFFDKLSEHNIPVFIFSAGLGDILEEVIHQAGVYHSNVKVVSNFMDFDENGILKGFKGELIHVYNKHDGALKNTEYFKQLKDNSNIILLGDSQGDLSMADGVANVEHILKIGYLNDKVDELLEKYMDSYDIVLVKDESLEVANSILQKIL
- the NT5C3A gene encoding cytosolic 5'-nucleotidase 3A isoform X4, coding for MPEFQKKTVHIKDPGRVEEIICGLIKGGAAKLQIITDFDMTLSRFSYNGKRCPTCHNIIDNSKLITEDCRKKLLQLKETYYAIEIDPSLTIEEKYPYMVEWYNKSHALLIEQGLQKDKFAEIVRESDVMLKEGYENFFDKLSEHNIPVFIFSAGLGDILEEVIHQAGVYHSNVKVVSNFMDFDENGILKGFKGELIHVYNKHDGALKNTEYFKQLKDNSNIILLGDSQGDLSMADGVANVEHILKIGYLNDKVDELLEKYMDSYDIVLVKDESLEVANSILQKIL
- the NT5C3A gene encoding cytosolic 5'-nucleotidase 3A isoform X2; its protein translation is MDRTAVAKMGAVASASVCALVGGVVLAQYIFTMKKKTGRKTKIIEMMPEFQKKTVHIKDPGRVEEIICGLIKGGAAKLQIITDFDMTLSRFSYNGKRCPTCHNIIDNSKLITEDCRKKLLQLKETYYAIEIDPSLTIEEKYPYMVEWYNKSHALLIEQGLQKDKFAEIVRESDVMLKEGYENFFDKLSEHNIPVFIFSAGLGDILEEVIHQAGVYHSNVKVVSNFMDFDENGILKGFKGELIHVYNKHDGALKNTEYFKQLKDNSNIILLGDSQGDLSMADGVANVEHILKIGYLNDKVDELLEKYMDSYDIVLVKDESLEVANSILQKIL